The Haloplanus sp. CK5-1 genome contains a region encoding:
- a CDS encoding HalOD1 output domain-containing protein — translation MAGRETRRDTNIMRENDTPSTSPSACSGLSIESVRTDDPDETYRIEVDPDTDHRLSTAIVEGVAAITHTDPLELDPLGESVDPECLDRLFASASDADREALSVSFSYVGCRVVVSDTTHITVTAPT, via the coding sequence ATGGCAGGGCGCGAGACACGTCGGGACACGAACATCATGCGGGAAAACGACACCCCCAGTACCTCCCCTTCGGCTTGTTCGGGACTGTCGATCGAATCGGTACGCACGGACGATCCGGACGAGACGTACCGCATCGAAGTCGATCCGGACACCGATCACCGCCTCTCGACTGCCATCGTGGAAGGAGTCGCCGCGATAACCCACACGGATCCGCTCGAACTCGACCCACTCGGAGAGTCGGTGGACCCCGAGTGCCTCGACCGGCTGTTCGCGTCGGCGTCGGACGCCGACCGCGAGGCGCTCTCCGTCTCCTTCTCGTATGTCGGGTGCCGGGTCGTCGTCTCCGATACGACACACATCACCGTCACGGCACCAACGTAG
- a CDS encoding methyl-accepting chemotaxis protein, with protein sequence METVANEASNLSATVEEIASSADQVRAESRKARDLCEDGRDAASDAIDAMDAVDEAAREVAEDISTLRDRVDDIVTVIQDIADQTNLLALNANIEAARAEDGGDGFAVVADEIKSLAEETQEQTVDIEEMANRIKSNTSETVDSIAHANGRIDDSLDEISEAVGEVNDGIEEVADATDEQASSTEEIAAMTDDANENARMMADEIDELAAANQEQTAKVTQIADLVETSSEDWDTDAEAGD encoded by the coding sequence ATGGAGACGGTCGCAAACGAGGCGTCCAACCTGAGCGCGACGGTCGAGGAGATCGCCTCCAGTGCGGATCAGGTCCGTGCGGAGAGCCGAAAGGCCCGCGACCTCTGCGAGGACGGCCGGGACGCCGCGTCCGATGCGATCGACGCGATGGACGCGGTCGACGAGGCGGCCAGGGAGGTGGCAGAGGACATCTCCACGCTTCGGGATCGCGTCGACGACATCGTGACCGTGATCCAGGACATCGCCGATCAGACGAACCTCCTCGCGTTGAACGCCAACATCGAGGCTGCACGCGCGGAGGACGGCGGCGACGGGTTCGCCGTCGTCGCCGACGAAATCAAATCACTCGCGGAGGAGACCCAAGAACAGACGGTCGATATCGAGGAGATGGCGAACCGGATCAAGTCGAACACCTCCGAGACCGTCGACAGCATCGCCCACGCGAACGGGCGCATCGACGACAGTCTCGACGAGATCAGCGAGGCCGTCGGCGAGGTCAACGACGGCATCGAGGAAGTCGCCGACGCGACCGACGAGCAGGCGTCGAGCACCGAGGAGATCGCTGCGATGACCGACGACGCGAACGAAAACGCCCGGATGATGGCCGACGAGATCGACGAACTCGCCGCAGCCAACCAGGAGCAGACCGCGAAGGTGACCCAGATCGCGGACCTGGTCGAAACGTCCAGTGAGGACTGGGACACCGACGCCGAGGCTGGTGACTGA
- a CDS encoding PAS domain S-box protein: MRLTANDLRGPIRVLHVDDDPALGEMLVEFLERQDDRLRVETVTSASEGVDVLREEDFDCVVSDYDMPGADGFKFLETVREEHDDVPFILYTGKGSEEVASEAIARGVTDYLQKGTGSEQYELLANRILNAVQQYRATTRAAALERIRRVLRDVNQALVRAETRDEIESRVCEVLSGAEPYRFAWIGEHDPDSRTVTPRAAAGVEAGYLDSIEVTTDESSTGAGPTGRAVRTRELAVMQTIPENDEYEPWREDALERGYQSSAAVPLVYDDTMYGVLNVYADRTHAFDERERELLVELGEDISHALAHAEVQARQRRYGRIIRNLPAGVYRATPDAGGRVVDANPALAETFDAESVDDMIGRDVTAFYKDPAERTALSRRLEAEGIVRDVELRQETLSGDDIWVEVTAMRTEEDGDVYFDGIVREVTERKERERRLRLFRNAVEASGHSIYFTDVDGTIEYVNPAFEATTGYTADEVIGENPRLLQSGEHDESFYRELWQTILSGDVWRSEVVNASKDGERYVVDQTIAPVADDSGDIEQFVAVNVDITERKERKRALERSRERWRALFEQSPDTIAVHDETGEIVEVNHQNVENLGYSREDLRSMNVADFDTEHTRDELRDVWASMDVGERLEVETRHRRRDGSTFPVEVWVMKLELGDELRFVALGRDISERKEYERELERQNERLERILEVIGHDLRTPLNVIEGRLELLGGECKGENEHRIAAERALDRCEALIEELLILVREGEAVAEFESVDLAAAVEECWRTVAPADASLAVETDRTIRADRNRLRHLLENLLWNAVEHGGDDVQVTVGSLADGFYVEDDGPGIPIDDRDHVFESGYSTTDDGTGLGLAIVERVAEAHDWEIDLTDGDDGGARFEITSVACEGE, from the coding sequence ATGAGACTCACAGCGAACGACCTCCGGGGACCGATTCGGGTCCTCCACGTCGACGACGACCCGGCTCTCGGGGAGATGCTCGTCGAGTTCCTCGAACGCCAGGACGACCGGCTTCGCGTCGAAACGGTGACGAGCGCATCCGAGGGAGTGGACGTCCTCCGTGAGGAGGACTTCGACTGTGTCGTCTCCGACTACGACATGCCGGGGGCGGACGGATTCAAGTTCCTCGAGACGGTCCGCGAGGAACACGACGACGTCCCGTTCATCCTGTACACGGGCAAGGGAAGCGAAGAGGTCGCCAGCGAAGCCATCGCGCGGGGGGTCACCGACTACCTCCAGAAAGGGACCGGTTCGGAACAGTACGAACTCCTCGCGAATCGCATTCTGAACGCCGTCCAGCAGTACCGCGCGACAACACGTGCGGCTGCTCTCGAACGCATCCGCCGCGTCCTCCGGGACGTGAATCAGGCGCTCGTGCGGGCGGAGACGCGCGACGAGATCGAATCGCGGGTCTGTGAGGTCCTCAGCGGGGCCGAGCCCTACCGGTTCGCGTGGATCGGCGAGCACGATCCGGACTCACGGACGGTCACGCCACGGGCTGCAGCCGGCGTCGAAGCGGGCTATCTCGATTCGATAGAGGTGACGACCGACGAGAGCTCGACTGGAGCGGGTCCCACCGGTCGTGCCGTCCGCACCCGCGAGTTGGCGGTCATGCAGACCATCCCCGAAAACGACGAGTACGAACCGTGGCGCGAGGATGCGCTGGAGCGGGGATACCAGTCGAGCGCCGCCGTTCCGCTCGTGTACGACGACACCATGTACGGGGTCTTGAACGTCTACGCCGACCGAACCCACGCGTTCGACGAGCGGGAGCGCGAGTTGCTCGTCGAACTCGGCGAGGACATCTCCCACGCGCTCGCACACGCCGAGGTGCAAGCGCGCCAGCGCCGCTACGGACGCATCATCAGGAACCTCCCCGCGGGCGTCTACCGGGCAACACCCGACGCGGGCGGGCGAGTGGTCGACGCGAACCCCGCCCTGGCCGAGACGTTCGACGCCGAGTCGGTCGACGATATGATCGGACGTGACGTCACGGCGTTCTACAAGGATCCGGCGGAGCGAACGGCGTTGAGCCGACGGCTCGAAGCCGAGGGTATCGTCCGTGACGTGGAGCTCCGACAGGAGACGCTCTCCGGGGACGACATCTGGGTCGAAGTCACCGCGATGCGAACGGAAGAGGACGGCGACGTCTACTTCGACGGAATCGTCCGTGAGGTCACGGAGCGCAAGGAGCGCGAGCGGCGACTCCGGCTCTTCAGAAACGCCGTCGAAGCGTCCGGACACTCGATCTATTTCACTGACGTGGACGGCACCATCGAGTACGTCAACCCGGCATTCGAAGCGACGACCGGGTACACCGCCGACGAGGTTATCGGCGAGAACCCGCGACTGCTCCAGTCCGGGGAACACGACGAATCGTTCTATCGGGAGTTGTGGCAGACGATCCTGTCGGGCGACGTCTGGCGGAGCGAAGTCGTCAATGCGTCCAAAGACGGGGAGCGATACGTCGTCGATCAGACGATCGCACCGGTCGCCGACGATTCCGGGGACATCGAACAGTTCGTCGCGGTCAACGTGGACATCACCGAACGGAAAGAGCGAAAACGGGCGTTAGAACGGAGTCGGGAGCGCTGGCGCGCGCTGTTCGAGCAGTCACCGGATACGATCGCGGTCCACGACGAAACCGGCGAGATCGTCGAGGTGAATCACCAGAACGTGGAGAACTTGGGATACTCCCGCGAGGACCTCCGCTCGATGAACGTGGCGGATTTCGACACCGAGCACACGCGGGACGAACTACGGGACGTGTGGGCGTCGATGGACGTCGGGGAGCGACTTGAGGTCGAGACTCGGCACAGGCGACGGGACGGGTCCACGTTCCCGGTCGAGGTGTGGGTGATGAAACTCGAACTCGGGGACGAACTGCGGTTCGTCGCACTGGGCCGGGATATCAGCGAACGCAAGGAGTACGAACGGGAACTCGAACGGCAAAACGAGCGATTGGAGAGGATCCTCGAGGTGATCGGCCACGACCTGCGGACCCCGCTGAACGTCATCGAGGGGCGTCTCGAACTGTTAGGGGGGGAGTGCAAAGGCGAAAACGAACACCGGATAGCGGCGGAACGCGCACTCGACCGCTGTGAGGCGCTGATCGAAGAACTGCTGATACTGGTACGGGAGGGAGAGGCGGTGGCCGAGTTCGAGTCGGTCGATCTGGCGGCCGCCGTCGAGGAGTGTTGGCGGACGGTCGCACCGGCCGATGCGAGTCTGGCCGTCGAGACGGACCGGACGATTCGGGCCGACCGGAACCGGCTCCGGCACCTCCTGGAGAACCTCCTGTGGAACGCCGTCGAACACGGCGGTGACGACGTGCAGGTGACCGTCGGATCGCTCGCCGACGGGTTTTACGTCGAAGACGACGGTCCCGGGATCCCGATCGACGACCGGGATCACGTCTTTGAGAGCGGGTACTCGACGACCGACGATGGGACAGGACTCGGTCTCGCGATCGTCGAACGGGTCGCCGAGGCCCACGACTGGGAGATCGATCTGACGGACGGCGACGATGGGGGCGCGCGCTTCGAGATCACGTCGGTCGCGTGTGAGGGGGAGTGA
- a CDS encoding GAF domain-containing protein has product MNGTDLVNALRGDCPERSHLREVEAIADLGSWYADFERDETEWSEKASEILGVPVDEDSFGHDDIPSLVAAPRQDAVRRERNAVFDGDAFDIEYRIDVDGSTRWIHERAECRRDDSGDPVAAIGVLRDITDRKGRERQLDAARKRYRTLIDAAPDPIFVADAETGEIVEANAAAADLRGQPRDELVGLHQTALHPDEAADRYRELFEDRIDQRRTITEFDDGTPVSLTTIDGDRIPVAINTSTVSLDGRTLVHGIFRDVSERRRHETALAGINTASQALLQAETDAEIARIIVDAATDLLDASGSCVYRYDSHSGELVAEAYSERLDDALGHAPRVSPGEGVVWRVFTDREPARFDDVRTADGVDDDGTPIRSELLVPLGDHGVFLVGDTSVGAFDDTSEGIAETLASTAEAAFDRVERTRTLRERERESQGQAERLERINQLNDEIRTIMQGLIRTHSRDAIAQQVCDSLISLDRFAYAWIGTPDHATSEIRVSAQAGSPQHYPEAVSLDFEPTNMHPSVRAVRERTTITVPRIATAPHRLEWRDTALRHEFQSVISVPLIYDEFLYGVVTVYSDRPDAFDDRTESVLTELGELVGYALNASEQRDALLGGGAVDVTFDLTGVTDLFVEFADRLSADIRIENITPRSEGMYLVHFQCDDAERAQLHTVADALSSVTDLRVISETDRTVYEAVVIGECLVTTLATIGANVRSVMVTGTHCRIRASLPDEREKQTLVRHLKDRHPDIDVAIHQQTTTFSSDSWLRLLDCSLTARQRDILATAYYSGFYDQRRKRTGTEIADSLGISQPAFSTRLRAAQRNLLSTIFGDGTGTRSLDG; this is encoded by the coding sequence ATGAATGGGACCGACCTCGTGAACGCGCTCCGGGGCGACTGCCCCGAACGGAGCCACCTTCGGGAGGTGGAAGCGATCGCTGACCTCGGGAGTTGGTACGCCGACTTCGAACGGGACGAAACCGAGTGGTCGGAGAAAGCCAGCGAGATATTGGGCGTCCCGGTCGACGAGGACTCGTTCGGACACGACGATATTCCGTCACTCGTCGCCGCCCCACGGCAGGACGCCGTCCGACGGGAGCGAAACGCGGTGTTCGACGGCGACGCGTTCGATATCGAGTACCGGATCGACGTCGACGGATCGACGAGGTGGATCCACGAGCGTGCGGAGTGTCGACGTGACGACAGCGGGGATCCGGTCGCGGCGATCGGTGTCCTGCGAGACATCACCGACCGCAAGGGACGGGAACGGCAACTCGACGCGGCCCGCAAGCGATATCGGACACTCATCGACGCTGCACCGGATCCGATCTTCGTCGCGGACGCCGAGACGGGCGAGATCGTCGAGGCGAACGCGGCCGCAGCGGACCTTCGAGGGCAACCCCGGGACGAACTCGTCGGTCTCCACCAGACTGCGCTCCACCCCGACGAGGCGGCCGACCGATATCGGGAACTATTCGAGGACCGAATCGACCAGCGGAGGACGATCACGGAGTTCGACGACGGCACGCCCGTCTCTCTCACGACGATCGACGGGGATCGGATCCCGGTCGCGATCAATACGTCGACCGTGTCGCTCGACGGCCGCACGCTCGTCCACGGGATCTTCCGCGATGTCTCCGAACGACGCCGCCACGAAACCGCACTCGCCGGGATCAACACGGCGTCACAGGCCCTCCTGCAGGCAGAAACCGACGCGGAAATCGCACGGATCATCGTCGACGCCGCGACCGACCTGCTGGACGCGTCGGGAAGTTGTGTGTACCGCTACGACAGCCACTCCGGGGAACTCGTTGCGGAGGCGTACTCCGAGCGTCTCGACGACGCTCTCGGGCACGCACCGCGTGTTTCGCCCGGCGAGGGCGTCGTTTGGCGTGTGTTCACGGACCGGGAACCGGCGCGGTTCGACGACGTTCGAACCGCCGACGGGGTGGACGACGACGGGACGCCGATACGGAGCGAACTGCTCGTTCCGCTCGGGGACCACGGGGTCTTCCTCGTCGGTGACACGTCGGTCGGGGCGTTCGACGACACGAGCGAGGGAATCGCGGAGACGCTCGCCTCGACTGCCGAGGCGGCGTTCGACCGCGTCGAACGGACACGGACACTCCGAGAACGGGAACGGGAGTCACAGGGTCAAGCCGAGCGCCTCGAACGGATCAACCAGCTCAACGACGAAATCCGGACGATCATGCAGGGGTTGATACGGACCCACTCCCGCGACGCCATCGCCCAGCAGGTGTGTGACTCGCTCATCTCCCTCGATCGATTCGCGTACGCGTGGATCGGGACACCCGACCACGCGACGAGCGAAATCCGCGTGTCCGCACAGGCCGGCTCACCACAACACTATCCGGAGGCGGTCTCGCTCGATTTCGAGCCGACGAACATGCACCCCTCGGTACGAGCGGTCAGGGAGCGAACGACGATCACCGTCCCCCGAATCGCGACGGCTCCCCACCGCCTGGAGTGGCGGGATACCGCACTGCGCCACGAGTTCCAGTCGGTCATCAGTGTCCCACTGATCTACGACGAGTTCCTGTACGGGGTCGTGACCGTCTACAGCGACCGCCCCGACGCGTTCGACGACAGGACCGAGTCCGTGTTGACCGAACTCGGCGAACTCGTCGGCTATGCCCTCAATGCGAGCGAGCAACGGGATGCACTCCTCGGTGGGGGCGCGGTCGACGTGACGTTCGACCTGACGGGGGTCACCGATCTCTTCGTCGAGTTCGCGGATCGTCTCTCGGCCGACATCCGGATCGAAAACATCACTCCGCGGTCGGAGGGGATGTACCTCGTCCACTTCCAGTGTGACGACGCCGAGCGTGCGCAACTCCACACCGTCGCCGACGCCCTCTCGTCCGTCACAGACCTCCGGGTGATCTCCGAGACCGACCGGACGGTGTACGAAGCCGTCGTCATCGGCGAGTGCCTCGTGACCACCCTCGCCACCATCGGTGCGAACGTCCGTTCGGTCATGGTCACGGGAACGCACTGCAGGATCAGGGCGTCGCTCCCCGACGAGCGGGAGAAACAAACGCTCGTCCGACATCTCAAAGACCGGCATCCGGATATCGATGTGGCGATACACCAACAGACCACCACGTTTTCGTCCGATTCGTGGTTGCGATTGTTGGACTGCTCGCTGACGGCCCGGCAGCGGGACATCCTGGCGACTGCGTATTACAGCGGATTTTACGACCAGCGGCGCAAGCGAACCGGAACCGAAATCGCGGACTCGCTCGGCATCTCACAACCCGCATTTTCGACACGACTCCGGGCTGCACAGCGAAACCTCCTCTCCACGATATTCGGCGACGGAACGGGCACGCGGTCACTCGACGGGTGA
- a CDS encoding response regulator: MDDTLTRADAPMDDRILVLHVDDEPQVADLTVESLEATTGGFDVRTETDPHEALGQLSVDPIDCVISDYRMPGLDGIELLRAVREEYPNLPFILFTGDGSEEVASEAIDAGVTSYVRKGGTDVYDRLANAVRNAVGRRRSERRARIARDRLLALYEQTDGFYILDSEWNVVYWNQTIADRTELPADEVLDENFWDVFPEATETHVHNVFQRAMSSGEPTEFETNYEPFGYWVELRVYPVENGLFVHSREISEKKEREQEMERRNHILESFASTVSHDLRNPLNVAEGNLQLAQETGDFEHLEEVAQAHNRMRNLIDELLRLARGEELELTLVSVQGVAERAWDTVSSGATELILDADSEIRAHESQLQRLFENLFWNAIDHGDASTIRVGMLDDGLFVEDDGPGISPTERQTVFDSGYSTAEGSPGYGLSIVRGIVETHAWDIEIAESAAGGARFEITGLDREA, encoded by the coding sequence ATGGATGATACACTCACACGGGCCGATGCGCCGATGGACGACCGAATTCTCGTTCTTCACGTCGACGACGAACCCCAAGTGGCCGACCTGACCGTCGAGTCGTTGGAGGCGACGACCGGCGGGTTCGACGTCCGCACCGAAACGGATCCACACGAAGCCCTCGGGCAGTTGTCCGTCGATCCGATCGACTGTGTCATCAGCGATTACCGGATGCCTGGGCTGGACGGCATCGAACTGCTCCGCGCCGTCCGTGAGGAGTATCCCAATCTGCCGTTCATCCTGTTCACGGGAGATGGCAGCGAGGAGGTCGCTTCCGAGGCGATAGATGCGGGCGTAACCTCCTACGTCCGGAAGGGCGGCACCGACGTGTACGACCGACTCGCAAACGCCGTTCGGAACGCGGTCGGCCGCCGCCGCTCCGAACGACGAGCCCGGATCGCTCGAGACCGACTGCTCGCGCTCTACGAGCAAACTGACGGGTTTTACATTCTCGATTCGGAGTGGAACGTCGTCTACTGGAATCAGACGATCGCAGACAGAACGGAGTTGCCGGCCGACGAGGTGCTCGATGAGAACTTCTGGGACGTGTTCCCCGAAGCGACTGAGACGCATGTGCACAACGTCTTCCAGCGTGCGATGTCGTCCGGTGAACCGACGGAGTTCGAAACGAACTACGAGCCCTTCGGATACTGGGTCGAACTCCGAGTGTATCCCGTCGAGAACGGTCTCTTCGTCCACTCGCGGGAGATCAGCGAGAAAAAAGAGCGCGAGCAGGAGATGGAGCGGCGCAACCACATTCTGGAATCGTTTGCCAGTACGGTGTCACACGACCTGCGAAACCCCCTCAACGTGGCCGAAGGGAACCTCCAACTGGCACAGGAGACGGGTGATTTCGAGCACCTCGAAGAGGTCGCACAGGCACACAATCGCATGCGGAACCTCATCGACGAACTGCTCCGACTGGCGCGCGGTGAGGAGTTAGAACTCACCCTCGTGTCGGTCCAGGGGGTCGCCGAGCGGGCGTGGGACACCGTCTCCTCGGGGGCGACTGAACTGATACTCGACGCGGACTCGGAGATCCGAGCGCACGAATCGCAGTTGCAACGGCTCTTCGAGAACCTCTTCTGGAACGCTATCGACCACGGAGACGCTTCGACGATTCGGGTCGGGATGCTCGATGACGGCCTGTTCGTCGAGGACGACGGCCCGGGTATCTCTCCGACGGAACGCCAGACGGTGTTCGATTCGGGATACTCGACGGCCGAGGGGAGCCCGGGCTACGGGCTCTCGATCGTGAGAGGGATCGTCGAAACCCACGCCTGGGATATCGAAATCGCGGAGAGTGCCGCGGGCGGCGCGCGGTTCGAAATCACGGGGCTCGATCGCGAAGCGTGA
- a CDS encoding Lrp/AsnC family transcriptional regulator, producing the protein MSNGDVDDVDKAILYALQADARNTSSGDIAERTGTSDSTVRKRIQRLEDDDIIKGYSADVDYQASGYPLRMLLFCTASIADRGELIPEILGIDGVVSVQELVTGDRNLLVTAVGESDNDITPVAQDLIDMGLTVADEVLVRSHQTTPFGEFDPRADSDD; encoded by the coding sequence ATGAGCAACGGAGACGTCGACGACGTGGACAAGGCGATCCTGTACGCGTTACAGGCGGACGCCCGAAACACCTCGTCCGGTGACATCGCCGAGCGAACCGGCACCTCCGACAGCACCGTCCGCAAGCGCATCCAGCGCCTCGAGGACGACGACATCATCAAGGGGTACAGCGCCGACGTCGACTACCAGGCCTCGGGCTACCCGCTCCGCATGCTCCTCTTTTGCACCGCCTCCATCGCCGACCGGGGCGAACTCATCCCCGAGATCCTCGGCATCGACGGGGTCGTGTCGGTCCAGGAACTGGTCACCGGTGACCGGAACCTCCTCGTGACGGCCGTCGGCGAGTCGGACAACGACATCACACCCGTCGCCCAGGACCTCATCGACATGGGGCTGACGGTGGCCGACGAGGTGCTCGTCCGGAGCCACCAGACGACACCCTTCGGCGAGTTCGACCCTCGGGCCGATTCGGACGACTGA
- a CDS encoding proton-conducting transporter membrane subunit — MTGHERTTTVGELPTPEPDGSRLPAALTRLVWLLWVVSCVALVAQSRVGGAWDLARVVRVDGLTVVMWATVTFFSGIVHSYSRRYMAGGRTVDHFFARVFAFTLVVMVLVAADSLVVFGVSWLAMGLLMADLIGHVDGWPQAGAAASLARRYFLASSGSLAVGLSTLGWITGATTVSGVAESIGTAASTPVLFAAGALLLAASIQSALLPFHTWLLSSMTAPTPASALMHAGFVNAGGVLLVRFAPVVTVDPGVMLAVAVVGAASALGGKLLKTVRTDVKAQLGCSTVGQMGFMIVQAGLGFFAAAIAHLILHGFYKAYRFLSSGSQVANEHPDASTSDGSTGPLGTAVVVATALAGGGLFAVLTGKGTALDSGLLLTLVVVLTVLHATREVVAHTTLPAAIRYGVVPLVALPALAAYAIVYRAIDGLLAGLPATGQPAELTVIHGLVAVAFVVAYLAIERGVYTRSRRLYVALLNAGRPPTDTLLTNTEEYDEY, encoded by the coding sequence ATGACAGGACACGAACGGACGACGACGGTTGGAGAGCTTCCGACGCCGGAGCCCGACGGGTCGCGCCTCCCGGCGGCGCTGACGAGACTGGTGTGGCTCCTGTGGGTCGTGAGTTGTGTGGCGCTCGTCGCCCAGTCCCGGGTCGGCGGCGCGTGGGACCTCGCCAGGGTCGTGCGCGTGGACGGCCTGACGGTCGTGATGTGGGCGACGGTGACCTTCTTCAGCGGTATCGTCCACAGTTACTCCCGGCGCTACATGGCCGGCGGTCGAACGGTCGATCACTTCTTCGCCCGCGTGTTCGCGTTCACGCTGGTCGTGATGGTGCTCGTCGCGGCCGACAGCCTCGTCGTCTTCGGCGTCTCCTGGCTCGCGATGGGGCTCCTGATGGCCGACCTGATCGGACACGTCGATGGCTGGCCGCAGGCGGGGGCCGCGGCGTCGCTCGCACGCCGGTACTTCCTGGCGAGCAGTGGGTCGCTCGCGGTCGGACTCTCCACGCTCGGGTGGATCACCGGCGCCACGACCGTCTCCGGCGTCGCCGAGAGCATCGGCACCGCCGCTTCGACTCCCGTCCTGTTCGCCGCCGGTGCACTCCTGCTTGCGGCGTCGATCCAGTCGGCGCTGCTCCCCTTTCACACCTGGCTGCTCTCGTCGATGACGGCCCCGACGCCCGCCTCGGCGCTGATGCACGCCGGTTTCGTCAACGCGGGCGGGGTCCTCTTGGTGCGCTTCGCCCCGGTCGTCACCGTCGATCCGGGGGTCATGCTCGCCGTCGCCGTCGTCGGCGCGGCGAGCGCGCTCGGGGGCAAGCTCCTGAAGACCGTCCGGACGGACGTCAAGGCCCAACTCGGCTGCTCCACGGTCGGACAGATGGGCTTCATGATCGTGCAGGCTGGCCTCGGCTTCTTCGCCGCCGCCATCGCACACCTGATCCTGCACGGGTTCTACAAGGCGTATCGATTCCTCTCCTCGGGGAGTCAGGTCGCCAACGAACACCCCGACGCCTCCACGTCGGACGGGTCGACCGGTCCACTCGGCACCGCCGTCGTCGTCGCCACCGCGCTCGCGGGCGGTGGCCTGTTCGCCGTCCTCACCGGGAAGGGAACGGCCCTGGACAGCGGCCTCCTGCTCACTCTGGTGGTCGTCCTGACCGTCCTCCACGCGACCCGCGAGGTGGTCGCACACACCACGTTGCCGGCGGCGATCCGATACGGTGTCGTTCCGCTCGTCGCCCTCCCCGCTCTCGCGGCCTACGCCATCGTCTACCGCGCCATCGACGGGCTACTGGCCGGCCTTCCAGCGACCGGCCAGCCGGCGGAACTGACGGTGATCCACGGCCTCGTCGCCGTCGCGTTCGTCGTCGCCTACCTCGCCATCGAGCGCGGCGTCTACACCCGAAGTCGGCGCCTATACGTGGCGCTGCTGAACGCGGGTCGCCCGCCGACCGACACCCTGCTGACGAACACGGAGGAGTACGATGAGTACTGA
- a CDS encoding chemotaxis protein CheW: MGDGAETEVLTFTLGDEDYCVAIDYVAEIVDGENIRSLPGSDPHVEGITSLRGQTTTVVDPTAVLDVDMDALRTDGGQAQHRIVVLDSEALGTESTIGWLGSGVQEVTHVADESLDTESIGDSDLLRGLIKDDDGFTVWLDPTNSPPRRGCEAGGVEPLDPVRGTIPPTRSPFHRQRIDDVASGVIPAG, encoded by the coding sequence ATGGGTGACGGAGCGGAGACGGAGGTTCTCACGTTCACGCTCGGTGACGAGGACTACTGTGTCGCCATCGACTACGTGGCGGAGATCGTCGACGGGGAGAACATCCGGTCACTGCCCGGGTCCGACCCACACGTCGAGGGGATCACGTCCCTCCGTGGGCAGACGACGACCGTCGTCGATCCGACCGCCGTCCTCGACGTCGACATGGACGCGCTACGAACCGACGGTGGCCAGGCACAACACCGCATCGTCGTCCTCGACTCGGAAGCCCTCGGGACGGAGTCGACGATCGGCTGGCTGGGCTCGGGCGTTCAGGAAGTGACCCACGTCGCCGACGAGAGCCTCGACACCGAGAGCATCGGTGATTCGGACCTCCTGCGGGGACTCATCAAAGACGACGATGGGTTCACCGTCTGGCTCGACCCCACGAATTCACCGCCTAGACGCGGTTGCGAGGCGGGCGGTGTCGAACCGCTCGACCCCGTCCGTGGGACGATCCCACCCACCCGTTCGCCGTTCCACCGGCAACGGATCGACGACGTCGCGAGCGGGGTCATTCCGGCCGGGTGA